A part of Denitratisoma oestradiolicum genomic DNA contains:
- the cysT gene encoding sulfate ABC transporter permease subunit CysT, whose amino-acid sequence MSSAVRRVLPGFRLSLGYTLAYLSLLVLIPLAAVFIKSANLGWEQFWAVVTTPRMLASYKLSFGASLIAAAINAVFGLMLAWSLVRYRFPGKGLVDSLVDLPFALPTAVAGIALTAIYAPKGWIGRLLEPYGIQVAFTPLGVLVALVFIGLPFVVRTVQPILQDLETELEEAAASLGADRWQTFRRVVFPALLPALLTGFALAFARAVGEYGSVIFIAGNIPMVSEITPLMIITKLEQYDYLGATAIAVVMLVASFLLLFAINGLQLWTARRTGRNR is encoded by the coding sequence ATGTCTTCCGCTGTGCGTCGGGTTTTGCCCGGCTTCAGGCTTTCCCTGGGTTACACCCTGGCCTATCTTTCCCTGCTGGTATTGATCCCCCTGGCGGCCGTCTTCATCAAGTCGGCCAATCTGGGGTGGGAGCAGTTCTGGGCGGTGGTGACTACACCGCGGATGCTCGCTTCCTACAAGCTGAGTTTCGGCGCTTCCCTGATCGCCGCTGCCATCAATGCGGTGTTCGGCCTGATGCTGGCCTGGAGCCTGGTGCGCTATCGCTTTCCCGGCAAGGGGCTGGTGGACTCCCTGGTGGATCTGCCCTTCGCCCTGCCCACGGCGGTGGCCGGCATTGCCCTGACAGCCATCTACGCCCCCAAGGGCTGGATCGGGCGCCTGCTGGAGCCCTATGGCATCCAGGTGGCCTTCACCCCCCTGGGAGTGCTGGTGGCCCTGGTCTTCATCGGTCTACCCTTCGTGGTGCGTACCGTGCAGCCCATTCTCCAGGATCTGGAAACAGAACTGGAGGAGGCCGCCGCCAGTCTGGGAGCGGATCGCTGGCAGACCTTCCGCCGGGTAGTTTTCCCCGCCTTGTTGCCCGCGCTGCTGACCGGTTTCGCCCTGGCCTTCGCCCGGGCCGTGGGGGAGTACGGTTCGGTGATCTTCATTGCCGGCAACATCCCCATGGTGTCGGAGATCACGCCCCTGATGATCATCACCAAGCTGGAGCAGTATGACTATCTGGGCGCCACGGCCATCGCCGTGGTGATGCTGGTGGCCTCCTTTCTGCTGCTGTTCGCCATCAACGGTCTGCAGTTGTGGACGGCCCGCCGTACCGGGAGGAATCGCTGA
- a CDS encoding acyl-CoA dehydrogenase — protein MTLSDSLPALLLVILVAVLLLPPLRRWLLTGPVFKVYKRILPPMSDTERDALEAGTVWWEGQLFSGSPDWAVLLSYPRPTLSAEEQAFLDREVETACALVDDWQVSHESFDLTPETWDYLKSRGFLGMIIPKQYGGLGFSAYAHSQVVTRLSTRSSALAVSVMVPNSLGPAELLLHYGTEAQKNHYLPRLAQGLEVPAFALTSPWAGSDAAAIPDAGIVCKGQWQGREVIGMRVTWDKRYITLGPVCTLLGLAFHLYDPDGLLGDKRDIGITCALVPHDHPGVELGRRHQPLNAVFMNGPTRGQDVFMPLDFIIGGPATAGQGWRMLMECLAAGRAISLPSSNVGMAQMTARAVGAYARVRSQFRMAVGRFEGVEEALTRIGAYTYLMDATRTLTAGAVDLGEKPAVVSAIAKYHVTERARRVVNDGMDVLGGKGICLGPSNFLGRAYQQIPIGITVEGANILTRSLIIFGQGAIRCHPYVLKEMQAAADPDPAAGLKAFDRLLFAHLGHALKNGLRALGHGLTGSHFARVPDAAAAEARRYYQQLTRFSAAFAFLCDISLMVLGGGLKRREKLSARLGDILSQMYLMSATLKRYEDEGRQAADAPLLHWAVWDAMYQAQQAFDGVIANYPNRFVAFCLRLMLFPFGHPYVVPSDELGHQVARLLIAPSPSRDRLTAACHRPGGEDDPLGALELALLATLAAEPVEAKIREAEKQGLFAGNPQANVRDLALAAHGARVVNDGEYALLARRDRLRDIVVKVDDFPFDFGTRRGAAS, from the coding sequence ATGACGTTGTCCGATAGCCTGCCTGCCCTCCTTCTTGTCATCCTGGTGGCCGTGCTCCTGCTGCCTCCTCTGCGCCGCTGGCTGCTCACCGGGCCGGTCTTCAAGGTCTATAAACGCATCCTCCCGCCCATGTCCGACACCGAGCGGGATGCCCTGGAGGCGGGCACGGTCTGGTGGGAGGGACAGCTGTTCAGCGGCAGTCCGGACTGGGCCGTGCTGCTGTCCTATCCCCGGCCGACCCTCAGCGCCGAGGAGCAGGCCTTCCTCGATCGGGAAGTGGAAACGGCCTGCGCCCTGGTGGATGACTGGCAGGTCTCCCACGAAAGCTTCGACCTGACGCCGGAGACCTGGGACTACCTCAAGTCCCGGGGCTTCCTGGGCATGATCATTCCCAAGCAATACGGTGGCCTGGGCTTTTCCGCCTATGCCCATTCCCAGGTGGTGACCCGCCTGTCCACCCGCTCCTCGGCCCTGGCAGTGTCGGTGATGGTGCCCAACTCCCTGGGGCCGGCGGAGCTGCTGCTGCACTACGGCACCGAGGCCCAGAAGAACCATTACCTGCCCCGGCTGGCCCAGGGCCTGGAGGTGCCGGCCTTCGCCCTGACCAGCCCCTGGGCCGGTTCCGATGCCGCCGCCATTCCCGATGCGGGCATCGTCTGCAAGGGGCAGTGGCAGGGCCGGGAAGTGATCGGCATGCGGGTCACCTGGGACAAGCGCTACATCACCCTGGGCCCGGTGTGCACCCTGTTGGGCCTGGCCTTCCATCTCTACGACCCGGACGGCCTGCTCGGAGACAAAAGGGACATCGGCATCACCTGCGCCCTGGTGCCCCACGACCATCCCGGTGTGGAACTGGGGCGGCGCCACCAGCCCCTCAACGCGGTGTTCATGAACGGCCCGACCCGGGGCCAGGATGTGTTCATGCCCCTGGACTTCATCATCGGCGGCCCGGCCACCGCCGGCCAGGGCTGGCGCATGCTGATGGAGTGCCTGGCGGCGGGCCGGGCCATTTCCCTGCCTTCCTCCAATGTGGGCATGGCCCAGATGACGGCCCGGGCCGTGGGCGCCTACGCCCGGGTGCGCAGCCAGTTCCGCATGGCCGTGGGCCGCTTCGAAGGCGTGGAGGAAGCCTTGACCCGCATCGGCGCCTACACCTACCTGATGGACGCCACCCGCACCCTGACCGCCGGCGCGGTGGACCTGGGAGAGAAACCCGCCGTGGTCTCCGCCATCGCCAAGTACCACGTCACCGAGCGGGCCCGCCGTGTGGTCAATGACGGCATGGACGTGCTGGGAGGCAAGGGCATCTGCCTGGGGCCCTCCAACTTCCTGGGCCGCGCCTATCAGCAGATCCCCATTGGCATCACCGTGGAGGGCGCCAACATCCTGACCCGCAGCCTGATCATCTTCGGCCAGGGAGCGATACGCTGCCATCCCTATGTGCTGAAGGAGATGCAGGCTGCCGCCGATCCCGATCCGGCCGCCGGCCTCAAGGCCTTCGACCGACTGCTCTTCGCCCATCTGGGCCATGCCCTGAAGAACGGACTGCGCGCCCTGGGCCACGGCCTCACCGGCTCCCACTTCGCCCGGGTGCCGGATGCCGCGGCAGCGGAGGCCCGCCGCTACTACCAGCAACTGACACGTTTTTCCGCCGCCTTCGCCTTCCTCTGCGACATTTCCCTGATGGTGCTGGGGGGCGGCCTCAAGCGCCGCGAAAAACTCTCGGCCCGGCTCGGCGACATCCTGTCCCAGATGTACCTGATGTCCGCCACCCTCAAGCGTTACGAGGACGAGGGCCGCCAGGCGGCGGACGCACCCCTGCTGCACTGGGCGGTATGGGATGCCATGTATCAGGCCCAGCAGGCCTTCGACGGCGTCATCGCCAACTATCCCAACCGGTTCGTGGCCTTCTGTCTGCGCCTGATGCTGTTTCCTTTCGGCCATCCCTACGTGGTGCCCTCGGATGAACTGGGCCATCAGGTGGCCCGCCTGCTGATCGCCCCCTCCCCCAGCCGGGACCGGCTTACCGCCGCCTGCCACCGCCCCGGCGGCGAGGACGACCCCCTGGGCGCTCTCGAACTGGCCCTGCTGGCCACTCTGGCGGCGGAACCCGTGGAGGCGAAGATACGGGAAGCGGAAAAGCAGGGCCTGTTCGCAGGCAACCCCCAGGCCAATGTCCGTGACTTGGCCCTCGCCGCCCACGGGGCCAGGGTGGTGAACGATGGGGAGTACGCCCTGCTGGCCCGGCGCGACCGGCTGCGGGACATCGTGGTGAAGGTGGATGATTTTCCCTTCGATTTCGGCACCCGCCGGGGAGCGGCATCATGA
- the cysW gene encoding sulfate ABC transporter permease subunit CysW, giving the protein MSGAIASHWGSVDAGRYENNAATREPAWVKWTLIIVSLSFFAFFLLLPLAVVFTEALRKGWDAYRVALVEPDALAAVALTLTAAAIAVPLNLVFGVAAAWLIAKFEFRGRHLLVTLIDLPFSVSPVIAGLIYVLVFGAQGWFGPWLQEHDIKIIFAVPGIVLATVFVTFPFVARELIPLMEAQGREEEEAAAVLGAPGWKTFWHVTLPNIKWGLIYGVILCNARAMGEFGAVSVVSGHIRGETNTLPLHVEILYNEYNFAAAFAVASLLALLALVTLAIKTLVEWQGRRATIKE; this is encoded by the coding sequence ATGAGCGGCGCCATTGCAAGCCATTGGGGCAGCGTCGATGCCGGACGCTACGAGAACAACGCCGCCACGCGGGAGCCGGCCTGGGTGAAATGGACCCTGATCATCGTGTCCCTGAGCTTCTTCGCCTTTTTTCTGCTGCTGCCCCTGGCGGTGGTATTCACCGAAGCGTTGCGCAAAGGCTGGGACGCCTATCGGGTGGCTCTGGTGGAACCGGATGCCCTCGCGGCCGTGGCCCTGACCCTGACGGCCGCCGCCATCGCCGTGCCCCTCAACCTGGTGTTCGGCGTGGCTGCGGCCTGGCTGATTGCCAAGTTCGAATTCCGCGGCCGGCATCTGCTGGTGACCCTGATCGACCTGCCCTTCTCGGTGTCGCCGGTGATCGCCGGCCTGATCTATGTGCTGGTGTTCGGCGCCCAGGGCTGGTTCGGCCCCTGGCTCCAGGAGCACGACATCAAGATCATTTTCGCGGTGCCGGGCATCGTGCTGGCCACCGTGTTCGTTACCTTTCCCTTCGTTGCCCGGGAGCTGATTCCCCTGATGGAAGCCCAGGGCCGGGAAGAAGAGGAAGCCGCCGCGGTGCTGGGCGCACCGGGCTGGAAGACCTTCTGGCATGTGACCCTGCCCAACATCAAATGGGGCCTGATCTACGGGGTGATTCTCTGCAACGCCCGGGCCATGGGGGAGTTCGGCGCGGTTTCGGTGGTCTCGGGCCATATCCGGGGCGAAACCAACACCCTGCCGCTGCATGTGGAAATTCTCTACAACGAATACAACTTCGCCGCCGCCTTCGCCGTGGCCTCCCTGCTGGCCCTGCTGGCTCTGGTGACCCTGGCGATCAAGACCCTGGTGGAATGGCAGGGCCGCCGGGCAACCATTAAGGAATAA
- a CDS encoding RBBP9/YdeN family alpha/beta hydrolase, which yields MLFTLIVPGLHGSGPDHWQTWWQRQDPTASRVEQGDWETPDLHQWASKVGQAIDQSRAPVWIVAHSFGCLAARVATEARPERVAGLLLVAPADPDRFGISDLVPRNRLSCPSILVASSNDPWMRLMRAAYWAKRWNSRLVSAGNAGHINAESGFGPWPQGQDLFRQLVHAQGGLPFGELNDASATDATC from the coding sequence ATGCTTTTCACGTTAATCGTTCCCGGCCTCCATGGCAGTGGCCCCGACCACTGGCAAACCTGGTGGCAACGCCAGGACCCCACGGCAAGCCGGGTCGAGCAGGGTGACTGGGAAACGCCCGATCTGCATCAATGGGCCAGCAAGGTAGGCCAGGCCATCGATCAGAGCAGGGCGCCGGTCTGGATCGTGGCCCACAGCTTCGGCTGCCTGGCCGCCCGTGTGGCCACGGAGGCACGGCCGGAGCGCGTGGCCGGTTTGCTGCTGGTGGCGCCCGCCGACCCGGATCGTTTCGGCATCAGCGATCTGGTGCCCCGCAACCGCTTGTCCTGCCCCAGCATCCTGGTGGCCAGCAGCAACGATCCCTGGATGCGCCTGATGCGTGCCGCCTATTGGGCCAAACGCTGGAACAGCCGCCTGGTCAGTGCCGGCAACGCCGGCCATATCAATGCCGAATCGGGCTTCGGTCCCTGGCCCCAGGGCCAGGATCTGTTTCGGCAACTCGTGCATGCCCAAGGGGGACTGCCTTTCGGTGAGCTGAACGACGCATCCGCGACAGATGCCACCTGCTGA
- a CDS encoding OmpP1/FadL family transporter: MFQKTAVLKLIPGLMLGALSTMAGHAGASGFQLLEQNASGIGNAFAGSAAVAEDASTVFFNPAGMSLLPAKRHFSVSLDMVRPQAKFSNDGSTAPLGITRLGGDGGDAGGWEPVPAAYFVMPINERWTFGMGVGAPFGLATDYDKDWRGRFHATKSSVKTINFNPSVSYRLNDQVALGFGANYQKLDAQLASAANVSAALCANPALAALCGAGALNDQEATVRVKGSDWTWGYNLGAIIQLSQQTRLGLAYRSSVKYHVTGSTRFDKPTIAAGGLISAGTAAFLNGSLAASTTLADGPVKLDIELPDTFTLSLTHRLDERWELLGDLAWTGWAKIQSLDIYRSNGTLLSTTPEHWRNTLRLALGANYQLDPATKLRLGLAYDQSPVDQDDYRTPRLPDHNRTWLSIGAQYKLTADSMLDVGYAHLFINKASIHDNGHSAANQASRGLLSGSYDNAVDILGIQYSLAF, from the coding sequence ATGTTCCAGAAAACGGCGGTTCTCAAACTGATTCCCGGCCTGATGCTTGGCGCTCTGTCCACCATGGCCGGCCATGCCGGCGCCTCCGGCTTTCAACTGCTGGAGCAGAACGCCAGCGGCATCGGCAACGCCTTTGCCGGTTCTGCGGCGGTGGCCGAAGATGCCAGCACGGTGTTCTTCAATCCTGCTGGCATGAGCCTGCTGCCGGCAAAACGGCACTTCAGCGTCTCCCTGGACATGGTGCGGCCCCAGGCCAAGTTCTCCAACGACGGCAGTACCGCTCCCCTGGGCATCACCCGCCTGGGCGGCGACGGCGGCGATGCCGGCGGCTGGGAGCCGGTGCCGGCGGCCTATTTCGTGATGCCCATCAACGAGCGCTGGACCTTCGGCATGGGCGTGGGCGCCCCCTTCGGTCTGGCCACGGACTATGACAAGGATTGGCGCGGCCGCTTCCACGCCACCAAGTCCAGCGTCAAGACCATCAACTTCAACCCCTCGGTGTCCTACAGGCTCAATGATCAGGTGGCCCTGGGCTTCGGCGCCAACTATCAGAAGCTCGACGCCCAACTGGCCAGCGCCGCCAACGTCTCGGCGGCCCTCTGCGCCAACCCGGCCCTGGCGGCCCTCTGCGGCGCCGGTGCCCTGAACGACCAGGAAGCCACGGTGCGGGTCAAGGGCAGCGACTGGACCTGGGGCTACAACCTGGGGGCCATCATCCAGCTCAGCCAACAGACCCGGCTCGGCCTGGCCTACCGTTCCTCGGTCAAATACCATGTCACCGGCAGCACCCGCTTCGACAAGCCCACCATTGCTGCCGGGGGCCTGATCAGTGCCGGCACGGCGGCCTTCCTCAATGGCAGCCTGGCCGCCTCAACCACCCTGGCCGACGGCCCGGTCAAGCTGGACATCGAGCTGCCCGACACCTTCACCCTGAGCCTCACCCACCGTCTGGACGAGCGTTGGGAACTGCTGGGAGACCTGGCCTGGACCGGTTGGGCCAAGATCCAGTCCCTGGACATCTACCGCAGCAACGGCACCCTGCTGAGCACCACGCCGGAGCACTGGCGCAATACCCTGCGGCTCGCCCTGGGGGCCAACTACCAGCTCGACCCCGCGACCAAGCTGCGCCTGGGCCTGGCCTATGACCAGAGCCCGGTGGATCAGGACGACTACCGTACCCCCCGGCTACCGGACCATAACCGCACCTGGCTTTCCATCGGCGCCCAGTACAAGCTGACCGCCGACAGCATGCTGGATGTGGGCTACGCCCACCTGTTCATCAACAAGGCCAGCATCCACGACAACGGCCACAGCGCCGCCAACCAGGCCTCCCGGGGTCTGCTCAGCGGCAGCTATGACAACGCGGTGGACATCCTGGGCATCCAGTATTCCCTCGCCTTCTGA
- a CDS encoding chalcone isomerase family protein: MTRIKKFLRQASLLLPLLGMTPSSLQAVEVAGVKVEDRLTAQGATLQLNGAGLRTKMFFKVYVAALYVTKPSTSSRQLLEAPEPSRMVLQMLRDVDADTLFNSLRDGLRANVPEAELVTLQAGVDQLGALMATIGQARSGDTIVLDLDMEKVVVSHNGEVRGQVAAPRLGRALLSIWLGEHPVDDSLKKALLRG; the protein is encoded by the coding sequence ATGACACGCATCAAAAAATTCCTGCGTCAGGCCAGCCTGCTCCTGCCCTTGCTGGGCATGACGCCATCGAGCTTGCAGGCGGTGGAAGTAGCCGGCGTCAAGGTGGAAGATAGGCTCACCGCCCAGGGGGCGACCCTCCAGCTCAACGGCGCCGGGCTGCGCACAAAAATGTTCTTCAAGGTCTATGTGGCGGCCCTCTACGTGACCAAACCTTCCACCAGTTCCCGGCAGTTGCTGGAGGCCCCCGAGCCCAGCCGCATGGTGCTGCAGATGCTGCGCGACGTGGATGCCGACACCCTGTTCAATTCCCTGCGGGACGGCCTGCGGGCCAACGTGCCGGAAGCGGAACTGGTCACCCTCCAGGCCGGTGTGGACCAGCTTGGCGCCCTGATGGCCACCATCGGTCAGGCCCGTAGCGGCGACACCATCGTCCTGGACCTGGACATGGAGAAGGTCGTTGTCAGCCATAACGGCGAAGTGCGCGGTCAAGTGGCCGCACCCCGCCTGGGACGGGCCCTGCTGAGCATCTGGCTGGGCGAGCACCCGGTAGACGACTCCCTGAAAAAGGCCCTGCTGAGAGGCTGA
- a CDS encoding 3-hydroxyacyl-CoA dehydrogenase NAD-binding domain-containing protein gives MTLKHWTLQREDDGLAWAILDCRDQSTNALSAEVMAELAQVLDQLEAQPPRALIFRSGKEAGFIAGADIREFSTLGTADQVHALVARGWNLFNRLAAVPWPTLALIRGHCLGGGLELALACRYRVAVDEPGTRLGLPEALLGIFPGWGGMLRLPRLAGPQVALDLMLTGRTVDAPRAAKMGIVDACVPPRVMLAAARQIVASDRAPAQAGGIKALMNRWPLRALVAAQAHRQTERKAPRAHYPAHHAIIDLWSQHGGNALAAPALMEAVVSSPTTANLLRVFQLQERLKAFGKESEQPLRRVHVVGAGVMGADIAAWCALRGLTVTLQDQDMGRLAAAFARLAPVFAKRVRDPRRRRALLDRLIPDVAGVGAASADVVIEAIYENLDAKRTLLAALEKRMRPDAVLATNTSSLRLEDLGQGLADPRRLVGIHFFNPVMSMPLVEVVHGQDSDEAPLRQACAFVRRIDKLPLPVRSAPGFLVNAVLAPYMLEAMRCVDEGLAIEVVDRSMRDFGMPLGPLELADTVGLDIAMAAGRALSGSASPPACLAERVARGELGRKSGRGFYLYQQGRPQRRPAAAAPSGLAQRLLQPLLEKTQSIVDDGIVADADLADAGVMFGAGFPPFRGGPLSYRRSR, from the coding sequence ATGACACTCAAGCACTGGACACTGCAACGGGAAGATGATGGCCTGGCCTGGGCCATCCTCGACTGCCGGGATCAATCCACCAACGCCCTCTCGGCGGAAGTGATGGCGGAGCTGGCGCAAGTCCTCGACCAACTGGAGGCCCAGCCGCCCCGCGCCCTGATCTTCCGTTCTGGCAAGGAAGCCGGCTTCATCGCCGGGGCCGACATCCGGGAGTTCTCCACCCTGGGCACGGCGGATCAGGTCCATGCCCTGGTGGCCCGGGGCTGGAATCTGTTCAATCGCCTCGCCGCCGTGCCCTGGCCCACGCTGGCCCTGATCCGGGGCCATTGCCTGGGCGGTGGCCTGGAGCTGGCCCTGGCCTGCCGCTACCGCGTCGCCGTGGATGAGCCGGGCACCCGCCTGGGCCTGCCCGAGGCCCTGCTGGGCATTTTCCCCGGTTGGGGTGGCATGCTGCGTCTGCCGCGACTGGCCGGCCCCCAGGTCGCCCTGGACCTGATGCTGACGGGTCGCACCGTGGATGCTCCCCGGGCCGCGAAAATGGGCATCGTGGATGCCTGCGTGCCGCCCCGGGTGATGCTGGCCGCCGCCCGCCAGATCGTCGCCTCCGACCGAGCACCGGCCCAGGCCGGAGGCATCAAGGCCCTGATGAACCGCTGGCCCCTGCGCGCCCTCGTCGCTGCCCAGGCCCATAGGCAGACGGAGCGCAAGGCGCCGCGAGCCCACTATCCGGCCCACCACGCCATCATCGACCTCTGGTCCCAACACGGCGGCAATGCCCTGGCCGCGCCGGCCCTGATGGAAGCCGTGGTGAGCTCCCCCACCACCGCCAACCTGCTGCGGGTGTTCCAGTTGCAGGAGCGGCTCAAGGCCTTCGGCAAGGAAAGCGAGCAACCCTTGCGCCGGGTCCATGTGGTGGGCGCCGGCGTGATGGGCGCCGACATCGCCGCCTGGTGCGCCCTGCGGGGCCTTACCGTGACACTGCAGGACCAGGACATGGGGCGGCTCGCGGCGGCATTCGCCCGCCTGGCCCCCGTGTTCGCCAAGCGCGTCCGGGACCCGCGCCGGCGCCGGGCACTGCTGGACCGGTTGATCCCCGATGTGGCGGGAGTCGGGGCCGCGTCAGCGGACGTGGTGATCGAGGCCATCTACGAAAACCTCGACGCCAAGCGGACGCTGCTGGCTGCCCTGGAAAAACGCATGAGGCCGGATGCGGTGCTGGCCACCAATACCTCCAGCCTGCGCCTGGAGGATCTGGGCCAGGGCCTGGCGGATCCCCGACGCCTGGTGGGCATCCATTTCTTCAATCCGGTGATGAGCATGCCCCTGGTGGAAGTGGTCCATGGCCAGGACAGCGACGAGGCACCGCTGCGCCAGGCCTGCGCCTTCGTCCGGCGCATCGACAAGCTGCCCCTGCCGGTGCGGAGCGCGCCGGGCTTCCTGGTCAATGCCGTGCTCGCCCCCTACATGCTGGAAGCCATGCGCTGCGTGGATGAAGGTCTGGCGATCGAAGTGGTGGACCGCAGCATGCGCGACTTCGGCATGCCCCTGGGGCCCCTGGAACTGGCGGACACCGTGGGCCTGGATATCGCCATGGCGGCGGGCCGGGCCTTGTCCGGCAGCGCCAGTCCGCCCGCCTGTCTGGCCGAGCGGGTGGCGCGGGGCGAGTTGGGGCGCAAGAGCGGAAGAGGTTTCTACCTTTACCAGCAGGGCCGACCCCAGCGCCGGCCCGCCGCTGCCGCGCCGTCGGGGCTGGCCCAACGCCTGCTGCAACCTTTGTTGGAAAAAACCCAAAGCATCGTCGATGACGGCATCGTGGCTGATGCCGACCTGGCCGATGCAGGTGTAATGTTCGGAGCGGGCTTCCCCCCGTTCCGGGGCGGGCCGCTTAGCTATCGGCGTAGCCGGTGA
- a CDS encoding sulfate ABC transporter substrate-binding protein — translation MSLKSHTRHTFIAAALLGALAGDALADVTLLNVSYDPTRELYQDFNAAFAKYWQAKTGEKVSIKASHGGSGKQGRAVIDGLDADVVTLALAYDIDAIAAKGILAPDWQKKLPHNASPYTSTIVFLVRKGNPKGIKDWNDLVKSGVEIITPNPKTSGGARWNHLAAWAYALKQPGGSEARAQEFLKKFYGNVKVLDSGARGSTTTFVERGIGDVLIAWENEAYLAVQELGPQSSKGGFEIVTPSLSILAEPPVAVVDKVVDRKGTRKVATEYLNYLYSTEGQELAAKNYYRPIDKAVAAKYAKQFAPVKLITIDQEFGGWTKAQKAHFADGGIFDQIYGK, via the coding sequence ATGTCGCTCAAGAGCCATACCCGTCACACCTTCATCGCTGCTGCCCTGCTTGGCGCCCTGGCCGGGGACGCCCTTGCCGATGTCACCCTGCTCAATGTCTCCTATGACCCGACCCGGGAGCTGTACCAGGATTTCAACGCCGCCTTCGCCAAATACTGGCAGGCCAAAACCGGGGAGAAGGTGAGCATCAAGGCTTCCCATGGCGGCTCCGGCAAGCAGGGCCGTGCCGTGATCGACGGCCTGGATGCGGACGTCGTCACCCTGGCCCTGGCCTATGACATCGACGCCATCGCCGCCAAGGGCATCCTGGCTCCCGACTGGCAGAAGAAGCTGCCCCACAATGCCTCGCCCTATACCTCCACCATCGTGTTCCTGGTGAGGAAGGGAAATCCCAAGGGCATCAAGGACTGGAACGATCTGGTGAAATCCGGCGTGGAGATCATCACCCCCAATCCCAAGACTTCCGGTGGCGCCCGCTGGAATCACCTGGCGGCCTGGGCCTACGCCCTCAAGCAGCCGGGCGGCAGCGAAGCCCGTGCCCAGGAATTCCTCAAGAAGTTCTATGGCAATGTGAAGGTGCTGGATTCCGGCGCCCGGGGTTCCACCACCACCTTTGTCGAGCGAGGCATCGGCGACGTGCTGATCGCCTGGGAAAACGAGGCCTATCTGGCGGTGCAGGAACTGGGGCCTCAATCGAGTAAGGGCGGGTTCGAGATTGTTACCCCCAGCCTCTCGATCCTGGCCGAACCGCCGGTGGCCGTGGTGGACAAGGTGGTGGACCGGAAGGGCACGCGCAAGGTGGCCACCGAGTACCTGAACTACCTCTACTCCACCGAGGGCCAGGAGCTGGCGGCAAAGAACTATTACCGACCCATCGACAAGGCCGTGGCCGCCAAGTATGCCAAGCAGTTCGCCCCGGTGAAGCTGATCACCATCGATCAGGAATTCGGCGGCTGGACCAAGGCACAGAAGGCCCACTTTGCCGATGGCGGCATCTTCGATCAGATCTACGGCAAGTGA
- a CDS encoding acetyl-CoA C-acetyltransferase — protein MNGTPIYVVDGLRTPFLKARGGPGPFAAADLAVQAGRPLLLRQPFAPEDLSEVILGCAAPAPDEMNIGRILALRLGCGEKVPGWTVMRNCASGMQAIDSALADIQRGRAELVLAGGSDALSHAPLLFSEAMVRWLVDWKSARGLGPRLALLGRLRPAHLAPVLGLLKGLTDPVVGLSMGQTAENLAWEFGIGREAMDAYSVRSHQRALAAQALIARELAPLLDAAGSAYEADDGLRADANPERLAKLKPVFDRNYGTITAGNSSQVTDGAALVLLASAAAVERWKLQPLGRILDCQWAGLDPARMGLGPVHAATPILQRQGLGLNDVDAWEINEAFAAQVLACLAAWRSEDFCRTHLGLPGALGELDQERLNIHGGAIALGHPVGASGARIVLHLLHSLKPGGKGMAAICIGGGQGGAMLVERL, from the coding sequence ATGAACGGCACCCCCATTTATGTCGTGGATGGCCTGCGCACTCCCTTCCTCAAGGCCCGGGGCGGCCCCGGGCCCTTCGCTGCCGCCGATCTGGCGGTACAGGCCGGGCGCCCGTTGCTGCTGCGCCAGCCCTTCGCGCCGGAGGATCTGAGCGAAGTGATCCTGGGCTGCGCCGCCCCCGCGCCCGATGAAATGAACATCGGCCGCATCCTCGCCCTGCGCCTGGGCTGCGGCGAGAAGGTGCCGGGCTGGACGGTGATGCGCAACTGTGCCAGCGGCATGCAGGCCATCGATTCGGCCCTGGCCGACATCCAGCGCGGCCGCGCCGAGCTGGTGCTGGCTGGCGGCAGCGACGCCCTCTCCCATGCGCCCCTGCTGTTTTCCGAGGCCATGGTGCGCTGGCTGGTGGACTGGAAATCAGCCCGGGGCCTGGGCCCCAGGCTGGCCCTGCTGGGGCGCCTGCGCCCGGCTCACCTGGCGCCGGTGCTGGGTCTGCTGAAGGGCCTCACCGACCCGGTGGTGGGCCTCTCCATGGGCCAGACCGCCGAGAACCTGGCCTGGGAGTTTGGCATCGGCCGGGAAGCAATGGACGCCTACTCGGTGCGCAGCCACCAGCGGGCCCTGGCGGCGCAGGCGCTGATCGCCCGGGAACTGGCGCCCCTGCTGGACGCCGCCGGCAGCGCCTACGAGGCCGATGACGGACTGCGGGCGGATGCCAACCCGGAGCGCCTGGCCAAGCTCAAGCCCGTGTTCGACCGCAACTACGGCACCATCACCGCCGGCAACAGCTCCCAGGTCACCGATGGCGCAGCCCTGGTGCTGCTGGCTTCGGCGGCGGCCGTGGAGCGCTGGAAACTGCAACCCCTGGGCCGCATCCTCGACTGCCAGTGGGCCGGCCTGGACCCGGCGCGGATGGGCCTGGGGCCGGTCCACGCCGCCACCCCCATCCTGCAACGCCAGGGCCTGGGTCTCAACGATGTGGACGCCTGGGAAATCAACGAGGCCTTCGCCGCCCAGGTGCTGGCCTGCCTCGCCGCCTGGCGCAGCGAAGACTTTTGCCGGACCCATCTGGGCCTGCCCGGGGCCCTGGGCGAGCTGGATCAGGAAAGACTCAACATTCACGGCGGCGCCATCGCCCTGGGCCATCCGGTGGGGGCCTCCGGCGCCCGCATCGTGCTGCATCTGCTGCACAGCCTCAAACCCGGCGGCAAGGGCATGGCCGCCATCTGCATCGGCGGGGGCCAGGGCGGCGCCATGCTGGTAGAGCGGCTGTGA